In a single window of the Corvus hawaiiensis isolate bCorHaw1 chromosome 19, bCorHaw1.pri.cur, whole genome shotgun sequence genome:
- the GPR142 gene encoding probable G-protein coupled receptor 142 produces MTVPVPNSTAMSWAQPELEPEPELERSPCLVGIVPIVYYSVLLGLGLPVNILTAVALSRLATRTKKSSYWYLLALTTSDILTQVFIIFVGFILQTAILARAVPSAFIHTVNVLEFTANHASTWVTVLLTVDRYVALCHPLRYRTVSYPRRTRKIIAAVFAAALATGIPFYWWLDMWRDADPPTALDTVLKWLHCVTIYFLPCSIFLATNSIIIRKLKQRRRAGGGKTTALLLAVTTVFIVLWAPRTVVMMCHLYVASVRRDWRVHLALDIANMVAMLNTSLNFFLYCFVSQTFRRTVGEVLRGHPRHGPCRGSGHFPPPALKPLKLLGSTAL; encoded by the exons ATGACAGTCCCAGTGCCCAACAGCACAGCAATGTCGTGGGCACAGCCGGAGCTGGAGCCGGAGCCAGAGCTGGAGCGGTCACCCTGCCTGGTCGGCATCGTCCCCATCGTGTATTACAGcgtcctgctggggctggggctgccag TGAACATCCTGACCGCCGTGGCCCTGTCCCGCCTGGCCACCAGGACCAAGAAGTCATCGTACTGGTACCTGCTGGCCCTGACCACCTCCGACATCCTCACCCaggtcttcatcatctttgtgggCTTCATCCTGCAGACGGCCATCCTGGCGCGGGCGGTGCCCAGCGCATTCATCCACACCGTCAACGTGCTGGAGTTCACGGCCAACCACGCCTCCACCTGGGTCACCGTCCTGCTGACCGTGGACCGCTACGTGGCCCTGTGCCACCCGCTGCGCTACCGCACCGTGTCCTACCCGCGGCGCACCCGCAAGATCATCGCGGCCGTCTTCGCCGCAGCGCTGGCCACCGGCATCCCCTTCTACTGGTGGCTGGACATGTGGCGTGACGCCGACCCCCCCACGGCGCTGGACACGGTGCTCAAGTGGCTGCACTGCGTCACCATCTacttcctgccctgcagcatcTTCCTGGCCACCAACTCCATCATCATCCGCAAGCTGAAGCAGCGGAGGCGCGCGGGGGGCGGCAAGACCAcggccctgctgctggctgtcacCACTGTCTTCATCGTGCTCTGGGCTCCCCGGACCGTCGTCATGATGTGCCACCTCTACGTGGCCTCGGTCAGGAGGGACTGGCGTGtgcacctggccttggacatcgCCAACATGGTGGCCATGCTCAACACCTCCCTCAACTTCTTCCTCTACTGCTTCGTCAGCCAGACCTTCCGCCGCACGGTGGGCGAGGTGCTGCGGGGGCACCCCCGGCACGGCCCCTGCCGTGGCAGTGGCCACTTCCCACCCCCGGCCCTGAAACCACTGAAGCTGCTGGGCAGCACCGCGCTCTGA
- the BTBD17 gene encoding BTB/POZ domain-containing protein 17, with protein sequence MSRGEREATELCPECKDPGTKGRGHAWGSAAAVPAAGAARRRPRAAAPRAPRHSTPGCGAGLGVTVGCRVGCREAGSRSLGNGRPQFPPIDAAARACGPGGRVAYISPGRAACAAPGRCACDAMARLTGTRPVATRRWGCAAAFLLLLLTVQAAQKADFSGDSTAATINHSLTLLQRLQELLQNGNGSDSVLRVRSAASDEPKVFHTHQLLLSLQSEVFESLLRNQSVVTLHEPPETAALFEKFIRYLYCGGVSILLHQAIPMHQLASKYRVWGLQRGVAEYMRTHLASESSQGHVVGWYHYAVRVGDAALQESCLQFLAWNLSAVLGSAEWGSVSVELLLLLLERSDLVLHSELELYTAVEGWLSRRQPEVPVAERVLRAIRYPMIAPSQLFRLQAQSAVLARHRGAVQDLLFQAFQFHAASPLHFAKYFDVNCSMFLPRNYLAPSWGSQWVITNPARDDRSTSFQTQLGPSSHDAGKRVTWNVLFSPRWLPVSLRPVYSDSVAGAIQPVRIEDGRPRLIITPAMSSPDFAGVSFQKTVLVGVRQQGRVLVKHAYSFHQSSDEAADFLAHADLQKRTSEYLIDNSLHLHIIIKPVYHSLIKVKK encoded by the exons ATGAGCCGGGGGGAGCGGGAGGCCACCGAGCTGTGCCCTGAATGCAAAGACCCCGGCACAAAGGGCCGCGGCCACGCGTGGGGCTCCGCGGCGGCGGTGCCAGCAGCCGGTGCCGCACGGCGACGTCCCCGCGCCGCAGCGCCGCGGGCACCCCGCCACAGCACCCCGgggtgcggggccgggctgggggtcACGGTGGGATGCAGGGTGGGATGCAGGGAGGCTGGGAGCCGTTCCCTTGGCAACGGCCGGCCCCAGTTTCCACCAATCGATGCGGCGGCGCGGGCGTGCGGGCCGGGAGGGCGCGTGGCCTACATAAGCCCCGGACGAGCAGCGTGTGCCGCACCCGGCAGATGCGCCTGCGACGCCATGGCCAGGCTGACGGGCACCCGGCCCGTGGCCACCCGCCGCTGGGGCTGTGCCGccgccttcctcctcctcctcctcaccgtGCAAGCCG CCCAAAAAGCCGACTTTAGCGGGGACTCCACAGCGGCCACCATCAACCACTCACTGACGCTGCTGCagcggctgcaggagctgctgcagaacgGCAACGGCAGCGACTCGGTGCTGCGGGTCCGCTCGGCCGCCTCCGACGAGCCCAAGGTGTTCCACAcgcaccagctgctgctgagcctccAGAGCGAGGTCTTCGAGAGCCTCCTGCGCAACCAGAGCGTCGTGACCCTGCATGAGCCGCCCGAGACCGCCGCGCTCTTCGAGAAGTTCATCAG GTACCTGTACTGCGGGGGGGTCTCCATCCTGCTGCACCAGGCCATCCCCATGCACCAGCTGGCCAGCAAGTACCgggtctgggggctgcagcGCGGCGTGGCTGAATACATGAGGACCCACCTGGCCAGCGAGTCGAGCCAGGGCCACGTGGTGGGCTGGTACCACTACGCCGTGCGCGTCGGGGACGCGGCGCTGCAGGAGAGCTGCCTCCAGTTCCTGGCCTGGAACCTGTCGGCGGTGCTGGGCAGCGCCGAGTGGGGCTCGGTGAgcgtggagctgctgctgctgctgctggagcgctCTGACCTGGTGCTGCACAGCGAGCTGGAGCTCTACACCGCCGTGGAGGGCTGGCTGAGCCGCCGGCAGCCCGAGGTGCCTGTGGCCGAGCGGGTGCTGCGCGCCATCCGCTACCCCATGATCGCGCCCAGCCAGCTGTTCCGGCTGCAGGCGCAGTCGGCGGTGCTGGCGCGGCACCGCGGCGCGGTGCAGGACCTGCTCTTCCAGGCTTTCCAGTTCCACGCCGCCTCCCCGCTCCACTTCGCCAAGTACTTCGACGTCAACTGCAGCATGTTCTTGCCCCGCAACTACCTCGCGCCCAGCTGGGGCTCCCAGTGGGTCATCACCAACCCCGCGCGGGACGACCGCAGCACCAGCTTCCAGACCCAGCTGGGGCCCAGCAGCCACGATGCTGGCAAGAGGGTGACCTGGAACGTGCTGTTCTCGCCGCGCTGGCTGCCCGTCAGCCTGCGCCCCGTGTACTCGGACTCGGTGGCGGGCGCCATCCAGCCCGTGCGCATCGAGGACGGGCGCCCGCGCCTCATCATCACCCCGGCCATGAGCAGCCCCGACTTCGCCGGCGTCAGCTTCCAGAAGACCGTGCTGGTGGGCGTGCGGCAGCAGGGCCGCGTGCTGGTCAAACACGCCTACAGCTTCCACCAGAGCTCGGACGAGGCGGCAGATTTCCTGGCGCACGCCGACCTGCAGAAACGCACCTCCGAGTACCTCATCGACAACTCCCTGCACCTCCACATCATCATCAAGCCCGTCTACCACTCCCTCATCAAGGTGAAGAAGTAA